The following coding sequences are from one uncultured Bacteroides sp. window:
- a CDS encoding replication-associated recombination protein A: protein MRPLAERLRPKTLDEYIGQKHLVGPGAILRKMIDTGRISSFILWGPPGVGKTTLAQIIANKLETPFYSLSAVTSGVKDVRDVIERAKNNRFFSQSSPILFIDEIHRFSKSQQDSLLGAVEQGTVTLIGATTENPSFEVIRPLLSRCQLYTLKSLEKEDLLELLQKAIISDEILKERNIEIREADAMLRFSGGDARKLLNILELVVESDSEDTVVITDDIVIDRLQQNPLAYDKDGEMHYDIISAFIKSIRGSDPDGAIYWLARMVAGGEDPSFIARRLVISASEDIGLANPNALLLANACFDTLMKVGWPEGRIPLAETTIYLATSPKSNSAYTAINDALRLVEETGNLPVPLHLRNAPTKLMKQLGYGENYKYAHNYKGNFIKQQYLPDELKERRIWQPQNNPAEAKHLQQMKKLWDEKYSK from the coding sequence ATGAGACCATTAGCAGAAAGACTTAGACCTAAAACACTAGATGAATATATAGGGCAAAAACATTTAGTAGGACCAGGAGCTATCCTCCGCAAAATGATTGATACCGGACGCATCTCTTCATTTATATTATGGGGACCTCCAGGAGTAGGCAAGACAACTTTAGCACAAATCATAGCCAATAAATTAGAAACTCCTTTCTATTCACTTAGTGCTGTCACATCAGGAGTAAAAGATGTTCGTGATGTAATAGAGCGTGCCAAAAATAATAGATTTTTTTCTCAAAGTAGCCCCATACTATTTATTGACGAGATACATCGTTTTAGCAAATCTCAACAAGATTCATTACTCGGAGCAGTAGAGCAAGGCACGGTTACATTAATTGGAGCTACTACCGAAAATCCATCATTTGAAGTTATCCGACCACTTTTATCTCGGTGCCAGCTATATACTCTCAAGTCCCTAGAAAAAGAAGATTTACTCGAACTTCTTCAGAAAGCAATTATCTCTGATGAGATATTAAAAGAGCGAAATATAGAGATAAGAGAAGCCGATGCCATGCTACGCTTTTCTGGAGGTGACGCACGTAAATTGCTTAATATACTGGAACTTGTCGTTGAGTCGGATAGTGAAGATACCGTAGTCATAACCGACGATATAGTAATCGACCGATTACAGCAAAATCCTTTAGCATACGATAAGGATGGAGAAATGCATTATGACATCATTTCTGCTTTCATCAAATCTATCCGCGGAAGTGACCCTGATGGCGCCATTTATTGGCTTGCACGAATGGTAGCAGGAGGTGAAGATCCTTCGTTTATTGCTCGCCGATTGGTAATATCAGCATCAGAGGATATCGGATTAGCCAACCCAAACGCTCTTTTATTAGCTAATGCTTGCTTTGACACTCTTATGAAAGTGGGCTGGCCTGAAGGACGTATTCCATTAGCTGAAACAACAATATACTTAGCCACTAGTCCCAAAAGCAACTCAGCCTATACAGCCATTAACGACGCTTTACGATTGGTAGAGGAGACAGGCAATCTTCCTGTTCCTTTACATCTTCGTAATGCTCCTACTAAACTGATGAAACAGTTGGGATACGGAGAGAACTACAAATATGCTCATAACTATAAAGGGAATTTTATAAAACAGCAGTACCTTCCAGATGAATTAAAAGAACGGCGGATTTGGCAACCTCAAAACAATCCTGCAGAAGCCAAACATCTTCAGCAAATGAAAAAGCTATGGGATGAAAAATATAGTAAATAA
- a CDS encoding DUF5686 family protein, with translation MRKLYNKLIILFFLLFFIPSAFAQLRGIVTDSISHEPLMYISVFYEGKGVGSITDVNGAYKIDTRRGWNKVTFSAIGYITKVIKISPNMKELNVQLKPADIQLSEVVVKPKKEKYSRKNNPAVDFMRKVISHKSAQKLEENDYYQYDKYEKMKTSINDVTPESLKKGIYKKFSFLANQVEVSPKTNKMILPIAIEETASQIIYRKDPKNLKTIIKGMNSSGVNELFSTGDMLSTILKDVFSDVNIYDNNIRLLQTPFVSPISKSAISFYKFYLMDTVMVDKHECVHLTFVPQNSQDFGFTGHLYVLKDSTYAVKRCLMNLPKKTGVNFVNNLDIVQNYEQLPNGNWVLTDDDMTVDLSFMKSIQGIQVERTTKYTNYSFSPIEARLFKFRGNVMKQTDMLTKSDEFWASVRQVPLTKTESSMDLFVNQLEQIPGFKYIIFGAKALIENFVETGTKENPSKFDIGPINTMITKNYVDGTRLRLSGQTTGNFDHHLFLSGYGAYGFKDQKWKYKAQAIYSFPKCNYLPWEFPKNNITASYSYDVMSPMDKFLATDKDNVFVSWKASPDDQMSYIRDATLTYEQESMAGLSIKLMGRHRNDQPTGKLEYLRNDDVKTPVHDITTTEFAAVLRYAPGETFVNTKQRRFPVSLDAPVFTLSHTMGVRGLAGGEYNFNLTEATIWKRFWLSSWGKVDVTFKGSVQWNKVPFPLLILPEANLSYIMQLETFNLVNNMEFLNDRYASMSLTYDMNGKLFNRIPLIKKLKWREVIRFRAFYGSLSDRNNPYKNPGDGTLFRFPTRDGETSSFVMDPKIPYLEASIGIHNIFKILHIEYVRRLTYLDNPNINKSGIRFMVMMTF, from the coding sequence ATGAGAAAGCTATATAACAAACTAATTATACTATTCTTCCTATTATTCTTTATTCCCAGTGCATTTGCACAACTACGAGGTATTGTCACCGATTCAATATCTCATGAGCCGTTGATGTACATATCCGTGTTCTATGAAGGTAAAGGTGTAGGAAGTATTACAGACGTAAATGGCGCTTATAAGATAGATACTAGAAGAGGATGGAACAAAGTTACTTTCTCTGCTATTGGCTATATAACAAAGGTTATAAAAATATCACCGAACATGAAAGAATTGAATGTTCAACTAAAACCTGCTGATATTCAATTAAGCGAAGTGGTGGTTAAACCTAAAAAAGAAAAATATTCTCGAAAAAATAATCCGGCTGTAGATTTTATGCGCAAAGTTATTAGCCATAAATCTGCTCAAAAATTAGAGGAGAACGATTACTACCAATACGATAAGTATGAAAAAATGAAAACTTCCATTAACGATGTCACTCCTGAAAGTTTAAAAAAAGGCATCTACAAGAAATTTTCGTTCTTAGCTAATCAGGTAGAAGTTTCTCCTAAAACCAATAAAATGATTCTTCCTATCGCAATAGAAGAAACTGCATCCCAAATTATTTACCGGAAAGATCCTAAAAACTTAAAGACAATTATTAAAGGAATGAACTCAAGTGGAGTAAATGAACTCTTCTCCACAGGTGATATGCTAAGTACTATCCTCAAAGATGTCTTTTCTGATGTTAATATCTATGATAATAATATCCGTTTATTGCAGACTCCTTTTGTGAGCCCTATATCAAAATCGGCTATTTCTTTTTATAAATTCTATCTGATGGATACCGTTATGGTAGATAAACATGAATGTGTTCACTTAACTTTTGTACCTCAAAATTCACAAGATTTCGGATTTACCGGTCATCTATATGTCTTAAAGGATTCAACTTATGCAGTAAAAAGATGCTTAATGAATCTGCCTAAAAAGACTGGAGTAAACTTCGTCAACAATCTAGATATTGTCCAAAACTATGAACAGTTGCCAAATGGAAACTGGGTGCTTACAGACGATGATATGACAGTGGATTTATCCTTTATGAAATCTATCCAAGGAATACAGGTAGAGCGAACTACTAAATACACAAACTATTCATTTAGCCCCATTGAAGCCCGTTTATTTAAATTCAGAGGAAACGTGATGAAGCAAACCGATATGCTGACTAAAAGTGATGAGTTTTGGGCAAGCGTAAGGCAAGTTCCTTTGACAAAGACTGAAAGTAGCATGGATTTGTTTGTAAATCAGCTTGAACAAATACCAGGGTTTAAATATATTATTTTTGGAGCCAAAGCGTTAATAGAAAATTTCGTAGAAACTGGAACAAAAGAAAATCCTAGTAAATTTGATATAGGACCGATAAACACGATGATAACAAAAAACTATGTAGATGGAACTCGCTTAAGGTTAAGTGGACAAACTACAGGTAATTTTGACCATCATTTATTTTTGAGTGGGTATGGAGCTTATGGATTTAAAGACCAAAAGTGGAAATACAAAGCTCAAGCTATTTATTCTTTCCCTAAATGTAACTATCTACCATGGGAGTTTCCTAAAAATAACATTACTGCTTCATATAGCTACGATGTCATGTCGCCAATGGATAAATTTTTAGCAACGGACAAAGATAATGTATTTGTATCATGGAAAGCATCACCTGACGATCAAATGTCGTACATACGTGATGCCACACTAACATATGAACAAGAATCAATGGCTGGTTTATCTATAAAACTAATGGGACGCCATCGAAATGATCAACCTACAGGCAAGTTGGAATATCTACGCAATGATGATGTTAAAACCCCTGTTCACGATATCACAACAACCGAATTTGCTGCAGTACTACGCTATGCACCCGGAGAAACATTTGTAAATACAAAACAACGGCGTTTCCCTGTTTCTTTAGATGCCCCTGTATTCACGCTCTCACACACAATGGGTGTAAGAGGATTAGCAGGAGGAGAATACAATTTCAATCTTACAGAAGCCACTATATGGAAGCGTTTTTGGCTTTCTTCATGGGGAAAAGTAGATGTTACTTTTAAAGGGAGTGTTCAATGGAATAAAGTACCATTTCCTTTGCTTATATTACCCGAAGCTAACTTATCTTATATAATGCAGCTTGAAACATTCAATTTAGTTAACAACATGGAATTTCTTAATGACCGTTACGCATCCATGTCCCTTACGTATGATATGAATGGAAAACTATTTAATCGTATACCTCTAATAAAAAAATTAAAATGGAGAGAAGTTATTAGATTCCGTGCTTTCTATGGTTCATTATCTGATAGAAACAATCCATATAAAAATCCGGGAGACGGAACTCTATTCCGCTTTCCTACTCGTGATGGGGAAACAAGCAGTTTCGTCATGGACCCTAAAATACCTTATTTGGAAGCCAGCATTGGAATTCATAATATATTTAAGATACTACACATAGAATATGTGCGCAGACTTACCTATCTTGACAATCCTAACATTAACAAAAGTGGTATTCGTTTCATGGTAATGATGACTTTCTAA
- a CDS encoding D-2-hydroxyacid dehydrogenase, with the protein MKIVILDGYGLNPGDLLWDELKTLGECIIYDRTPSDKILKHAKDADVIMTNKTVITSQIISQLPQLKYIGVLATGYNVVDISAAKEKGIIVTNIPSYSTPSVAQMVFGHILNITQQVQHHSEEVRKGRWSQSHDFCFWDTPLIELQGKKIGLIGLGHTGYATARIALGFCMQVFTYTSKSTLQLPPEIKKMELDELFSECDIISLHCPLNEETENLVNARRLSLMKSNAILINTGRGQLINEQDLADALNSKKIFAAGVDVLSSEPPLPTNPLLTAKNCYITPHIAWATKAARQRLMDIMLDNLKAFIAGKPINNVAK; encoded by the coding sequence ATGAAAATAGTGATATTAGATGGATATGGACTAAATCCAGGTGATCTATTATGGGATGAGCTAAAAACTCTGGGAGAATGCATAATATATGACCGCACTCCTTCAGATAAAATTTTGAAACATGCTAAAGATGCAGATGTCATCATGACGAATAAAACAGTCATCACATCCCAAATAATATCTCAACTTCCACAGCTAAAATATATAGGAGTACTAGCAACCGGGTATAATGTAGTAGATATATCCGCAGCCAAGGAAAAGGGAATCATAGTAACCAACATCCCATCTTATAGTACTCCTTCAGTGGCTCAAATGGTATTTGGCCATATATTGAATATAACCCAACAAGTACAACATCATTCAGAAGAAGTGAGAAAAGGACGATGGAGTCAAAGTCATGATTTTTGCTTTTGGGATACTCCTCTCATAGAACTTCAAGGGAAAAAAATAGGGCTTATTGGTCTAGGACATACCGGATATGCTACAGCACGTATTGCTTTAGGATTTTGTATGCAAGTTTTTACATATACTTCTAAATCTACATTGCAATTACCACCAGAAATAAAAAAAATGGAATTAGACGAACTTTTTAGTGAATGTGACATTATTAGCCTACATTGTCCATTAAACGAAGAAACCGAAAATCTTGTTAATGCACGAAGATTATCTTTAATGAAATCAAATGCAATTCTCATTAATACCGGACGTGGACAACTTATTAATGAACAAGACTTAGCAGATGCCTTAAACAGTAAAAAAATATTTGCAGCAGGTGTCGATGTTCTTTCATCTGAACCTCCTCTACCTACTAACCCTCTGCTCACAGCAAAGAATTGCTATATAACTCCTCATATTGCATGGGCTACTAAGGCCGCCCGCCAACGATTAATGGATATAATGCTTGATAACCTGAAAGCATTCATAGCCGGTAAACCTATTAACAATGTTGCTAAATAA